The following nucleotide sequence is from Erinaceus europaeus chromosome 8, mEriEur2.1, whole genome shotgun sequence.
GTTATAAAAAAGTGAgcggggcggtggcacacctggttcagcgcacacgCGTCACCAAGTGTAAGGTCGCCGGTTGGAGCCGCCCGCGCTCcccactgcggggggggggggggggcaagtttcacgagcagtgaagaccaccaggtctgcaggcgtttctctcctccatctccctcccctctcgatttctctgtcctttcaaataaagtaagggggtgggggaggagaaaaaaaaaaagccaactggagcagtggattagtagcgctggcgccaagccccagcagtaaccctgctggcaaaacaacaacaaaaaagaaagaaaaaatactgcCCCTCAGGAGCTGTGGAGCTGTTTcccagacactgagtcccagcaatttctctggcgggggggggggggggggggggctccggaAGGaagggggccggtggtggcgcacctggttgagcgctgaTGTTACATCCAGCAaggggactcaggttcgagccgcgcttcccccacacacacacctgcaggggaaaagctttggtagtggagaagcagggctgcaggtgtctgtctgtctctcccttgccTCTCGATCGGtaactgtctgtatccaataaagatgAGAAAAAGCAAACAGTAGGTGAGGCCCCACTAGGAAGGGCTCCTggccgcccccccacacacacacatctgcctATCCGGGTTGCGGGATGATGTGGGCAGAGCCCGGCTcaccgccccgccccaccccgcccccaggtGCGGACCCTGCGCATGCACCTGTTCACGGCCCTGCAGCTCTTCTGCCTGGCGTTGCTCTGGGCCGTCATGTCCACAGCAGCCTCCCTGGCCTTCCCCTTCATCCTCATCCTCACCGTGCCGCTGCGCAGAGTGGTGCTCACCCGCATCTTCACAGAGCGCGAGATGAAATGCGTGAGTGCCCCccgtccaccccacccccccggaTCCCGGGTCCAACCCCCGGCCCCCCCTGACCTGGCCTTCCACCCCTGCAGCTGGACGCTGACGAGGCCGAGCCCGTGTTTGACGAGCGGGAGGGCGTGGACGAGTACAACGAGATGCCCATGCCCGTGTAGCTGCCGCACAGACAGACTGACGGACGGGgctgctccccacccctccctcctcgTTTTTATTTAAGTGAATAATTTAAAGTCCCCTGCAGTAAAGAGCTTCGGCCCCCCACCTATCCCTGGCCTCCCGTGTGGGGCGGGAACGGAAGAGGTGGGGACCCCCCAGCCCCTCGACGCCGCAGAATCGAGGTGTGTGACACGGAGATGCAGGAACTTTATTGGGGAAACGGAAACTGAGGGTCCAAAGTGCAAGTGTCCACCCCCGTGGGGGAGGGGGCGCCCTCAGCCCCCCTCCGGCCCCCAGTGGAGGCCCAGGGCCTGCAGCTTTCGCCTCAGGTAGTTCTTGAGCTGGGGCAGGCCGCGCTGGGACTCCAGCTCCTCGAAGGGCAGCTGTGGGGAGAGGGCAGCGGTGAGCACGGGGCGGGCGCGGGGCACGGCGTGCGGGCGGGCGTGCGGGCGGCTCACCGGCAGCAGCTGGTAGCCTATGAGGCCCAGGTGGCGCTCTCGTAGCGCCCGGGAGCCCAGCAGCACGCGGCTGTCGCGGCAGAAGTGCCAGCGTTCACGCAGCATCAGCACCACCCTGCGGGGCATCCGGAGGACGTGGGGCTCGGGCTGCAGCCCCCCGGGGGGGggcgcccccacacacacacccccttacCTCTGGACAGGGTCCCCGGTGGTGGCCTGGGTCCGGGGAGGGTAGGGCAGGAAGGGTTCCTGCGTCCTCGTGGGGAGCACGGCCCCAGAGCTGCTCACGCATAGCAGGAAGTCTGTGGGGGAGGGCCGGGCAGCTGCGGGGTCTGGCctgaccccaccaccacccaggggTCCCTCCCGCTGCCCAGCCTCACCTGTGCAGTAGCCGGGGGGCACCGTCAGGtcctgcaggtacctctcttccCCCAGCAGCTGGCGCAGCCCTTCAGCGACCATGTCCTTGTgactggggggagaggggggatccTAGCTGTCAACCCCCACCCTCTGGGTTCCTGCGTGACGGCTAGGGGCGCCAGGCCCGTCCCCCTGGCCCCGGCCACCTGTACTTGCAGCGGGCACGGTCAGTGATGAGGGGCTGGGGGAACACGGGCACTTGCTGCCGGCGCGGGAGGCGGGGGCCTTGGTAGCCTGCCAGCTCCAGCTCCACGGCCACATCCAGCAGGGAGAGGTAGCGCCGCAGGATGACAGCATGAGGGGTGCCTGTGGGGAGGGGGTCGGGGCTTGAGAGGGACCGCCACAAACCACGGGGCTCCCTGGGGCACCGCACGCACCGCTGACGTGGTTGATGAAGGCGGGGGAGAAGACCAGGTGTAGGGCCCGCGGGGGCAGGCGCTGCAGCTGGCAGAGCGACATGAGGATGTTGGCGGTGGCCAGGGGCGCCGCGTCCGCCTCCCGGGCCAGGATCCTCTCAAGGCACGGCGTGAACCGCTGCTCCAGCGGCACGTAGTTGAGCCGCCCAAAAGGCAGGACCAGCTTCTGCACCACCTGGGGGAACGTGGGCAGTCACCCAGCCGCCCAGGACCCCCGGCCCTGCTCAGGGGACGCCCGGCCGCGGGGTTGGGCCCTTCGACCTGGAGAAGCTAAAGGGAGGAGAAACTTGGGGAGCCCTGCAGAGCTAGTTCCCGGGGCCGGCGCCCCCACCTTGCTGCTGAGCTGGTCCTCCTGGGTCACCAGGAAGTGGGCGATGGCTTCCAGAAGCTGCGGCTCCCGCAGCCGGTGCCTGGCCAGGTGCTGGGCCAGGAGCACCATCACGTGGGGTGTCAGTTCCTCCGGCCTGGCCTCTGCAGAGAACCGCCGGTCAAGCCGCACCCCCCGACCCCGGCCAGCCCCCAGCCACGCCCCCCTCGGCCCAAGCCCGCCCTACCGCCACGCCCTCTTGGCCCAACCACACCCTTGACCAAGGCCCGCCCCCCAGCCACGCCCCTTGGCCCAGACTCGCCCCAGCCACGCCCTCTTGACCAAGGCCCGCCCCAGCCACGCCCTCTTGGCCCAGACTCGCCCCCAGCCACGCCCTCTTGGCCCAGACTCGCCCCAGCCACGCCCTCTTGGCCCAGACTCGCCCCAGCCACGCCCTCTTGGCCCAGACTCGCCCCAGCCACGCCCTCTTGGCCCAGACTCGCCCCAGCCACGCCCTCTTTACCAAGACCCGCCCCCAGCCACGCCCTCTTGGCCCAGACTCGCCGCCCCCAGCCACGTCCTCTTGGCCCAGACTCTCCCCCAGCCACGCCCTCTTGACCCAGACTCGTCCCCCAGACACTGCACCCTTGGCCCGGGCCCGCACCCAGCCACGCCCCCTTCCCCCGAAGCACCTGCCAGGCTGCGGATGAGAGTCTGCTGTGGGGACCTCGCGAAgcgggggcagctcagggcagctTCCAGCCCATCTTGCCGGCTCAGCTTCggagggggcggcggcggcggcggcggcggcttcgGCTTCGGCGGGAGCCGGGACCTGCGCTGCTGCTCCAGGGTGCGCACCAGGGACCCCTCAGCTGGGAACCCTGAGGGGTAGAGGACGTTTCAGACCCAGGCAGTGGACGCCATGCCCGTCCCCACCGCCTGGACGGGTAATCGGGGCCCTGGCACGATGGGAGGCGCCCTGAGCGCAGGGTGGCAGGCAGAGCAGCGTGTGGGGAGGCCCAGGCCGAGGCGGCAAATGCAGGCTGCTCTGGAGGGGGGGGAGCCCTGGCCAAACCGGCCTAAGGGCTGCTGGGCTTCTGCTGTCCTCGAGGTCTGCTTTGGGGTGCGCCCCTCCAGGTGAGCCGCAagaggtctctctttttttttt
It contains:
- the FASTK gene encoding fas-activated serine/threonine kinase, with amino-acid sequence MRRPWGELGSRVPRASEGAACAGPRQPWSPSPNSMLRVLLSAPASTARLSSLLLFPPVQPCCLGPGRWGDRPPGGGPPAGPAQGLQRLLEQARSPGELLRWLGQNPSKVRAHHYPVALRRLGQLMGARPRPPPVEPSTLQDLSRLIIRHCPAFDTQTIHVCLHLAALLGFPAEGSLVRTLEQQRRSRLPPKPKPPPPPPPPPPKLSRQDGLEAALSCPRFARSPQQTLIRSLAEARPEELTPHVMVLLAQHLARHRLREPQLLEAIAHFLVTQEDQLSSKVVQKLVLPFGRLNYVPLEQRFTPCLERILAREADAAPLATANILMSLCQLQRLPPRALHLVFSPAFINHVSGTPHAVILRRYLSLLDVAVELELAGYQGPRLPRRQQVPVFPQPLITDRARCKYSHKDMVAEGLRQLLGEERYLQDLTVPPGYCTDFLLCVSSSGAVLPTRTQEPFLPYPPRTQATTGDPVQRVVLMLRERWHFCRDSRVLLGSRALRERHLGLIGYQLLPLPFEELESQRGLPQLKNYLRRKLQALGLHWGPEGG